The Pogona vitticeps strain Pit_001003342236 chromosome 6, PviZW2.1, whole genome shotgun sequence genome contains a region encoding:
- the LOC110090459 gene encoding interleukin-8, which yields MMSRCPSALRASVLLFFVLLLLSGSPSRSQAAPMTGELRCQCINVVSKMIPLKHIANVELIPEGPYCAASEVIATMTNGKKVCLDITARWVKLIIDRILQQKSSTP from the exons ATGATGAGCCGGTGCCCTTCTGCCCTCCGCGCCTCCGTCCTGCTTTTCTTCGTCCTGCTCCTGCTTAGCGGAAGCCCCTCGCGGAGTCAAG CTGCTCCCATGACTGGGGAGCTGCGTTGCCAGTGTATCAACGTGGTCTCCAAGATGATTCCACTCAAGCACATTGCTAATGTCGAACTCATCCCCGAAGGACCTTACTGTGCTGCGTCTGAAGTCAT AGCCACCATGACAAATGGGAAGAAAGTCTGCCTGGATATCACAGCACGCTGGGTCAAGCTGATAATTGACAGGATTCTTCAACAG AAATCCAGTACACCCTGA